The Saxibacter everestensis genome has a window encoding:
- a CDS encoding MFS transporter, translating to MSNADRSGSTLPESTATSNTEPGSATSANADPSQKLTHNELGQVIIRSARDVSAVLSERGSQQKGALAVIILALGGIFMDAYDFSSLAFGITAVKEEFGLNGFMTGLVNASIMVGAVVGAIAGGYLVDRFGRYRLFMADMVFFVVAALGCAVAPDEWTLIFFRFIMGIGVGLDLPVAMAFLAEFSRLRGKGNRSERVNAWSPAWYAATGVGYLVVLTFFLLLPPAEQGILWRLVVGFGAVPAIIVLLVRRKYMAESPQWLANQGDVRGAVEILRNKYAIDAVLAEKSQLDAAKPPKTSARSFRILFSPKYRLRTTVALCVSVFSTFGYNAVAYGTPLIVTELFQQGPLTTILSSLVINLAFGVGGGLIGMSLVTRLGSRKLALIGFAVQTASLLALAILGIPSGALVIIAVLMLALFIFFQAFGPGAQLMSYATLSYPTSLRGVAVGFNQGVLRSFSIVSLIGFPILSASLGTNVFWVVAIAPLLGTLAVAIIRWDPTGKDVDAEDSYLDEAKQPAQNSRA from the coding sequence ATGTCCAATGCAGATCGTTCGGGTTCAACCTTGCCCGAAAGCACCGCGACCAGTAACACCGAACCTGGAAGCGCCACGTCCGCTAACGCTGACCCCAGCCAGAAACTGACGCATAACGAGCTCGGCCAGGTGATCATCCGGTCCGCCCGGGATGTCTCCGCCGTGCTGAGCGAGCGCGGATCCCAGCAAAAGGGTGCGCTCGCCGTCATCATCCTGGCCCTCGGCGGCATCTTCATGGACGCTTATGACTTTTCCTCACTCGCTTTCGGCATCACTGCGGTCAAGGAAGAGTTCGGACTCAACGGCTTCATGACCGGCCTGGTGAATGCCTCGATCATGGTCGGGGCCGTCGTCGGTGCGATCGCCGGCGGGTATCTCGTCGATCGCTTCGGCCGCTACCGACTCTTCATGGCCGATATGGTGTTCTTCGTGGTGGCCGCACTGGGCTGCGCCGTGGCACCGGACGAATGGACATTGATCTTCTTCCGCTTCATCATGGGCATCGGCGTCGGACTCGACCTGCCGGTCGCGATGGCGTTCCTCGCGGAATTCTCCCGCTTGCGCGGCAAGGGCAATCGCTCCGAGCGGGTCAACGCCTGGTCGCCTGCCTGGTACGCCGCAACCGGAGTCGGCTACCTGGTCGTACTGACCTTCTTCCTCCTGCTGCCGCCGGCTGAGCAGGGAATCCTGTGGCGTCTCGTTGTCGGCTTCGGCGCTGTCCCCGCCATCATCGTGCTGCTCGTGCGCCGGAAGTACATGGCCGAGTCGCCGCAGTGGCTTGCCAATCAGGGTGACGTCCGCGGCGCCGTCGAGATCCTGCGAAACAAGTACGCAATTGACGCGGTCCTGGCCGAGAAGTCGCAACTGGACGCGGCGAAACCGCCAAAGACTTCGGCGCGCTCGTTCAGGATCCTGTTCTCGCCGAAGTACCGCCTGCGCACAACTGTCGCGCTGTGCGTCAGCGTGTTCTCCACCTTCGGCTACAACGCGGTCGCCTACGGCACTCCGCTGATTGTCACCGAACTCTTCCAGCAGGGACCGCTGACGACCATCCTGTCCTCGCTGGTGATCAACCTCGCCTTCGGCGTCGGCGGCGGACTGATCGGCATGTCGCTGGTGACTCGGCTGGGTTCGCGCAAGCTGGCCCTGATCGGTTTTGCAGTGCAGACCGCGTCGCTGCTCGCCCTAGCCATCCTGGGTATCCCGAGTGGCGCACTCGTCATCATTGCGGTGCTGATGCTGGCGCTGTTCATCTTCTTCCAGGCGTTCGGGCCGGGCGCGCAGCTGATGTCCTACGCGACGCTGAGCTACCCAACCTCACTTCGCGGCGTTGCCGTCGGCTTCAATCAGGGAGTACTCCGGTCGTTCTCGATCGTGTCGCTGATCGGATTCCCGATCCTGAGCGCCTCACTCGGCACCAACGTCTTCTGGGTGGTAGCCATCGCTCCCCTGCTGGGAACCCTCGCCGTGGCGATCATCCGCTGGGACCCCACCGGCAAGGATGTCGACGCCGAGGACTCCTACCTGGATGAGGCTAAGCAGCCGGCACAGAACAGCCGGGCCTGA
- a CDS encoding cell division protein — translation MPAQEEFRTAMRGYEKTEVDHKLQQLSAELANTQKALQDARKLVESADRGKMQLSGELSESKRRLKELTSGSEEDKAAPGSRIDHLLKIAEAQARETLTQATSDAETIRNNARAEVASQRSKSQGAANELLNSARSEADSIRSSAELRANEAIKGAEQRAHELTATAEREAAELRSTVAGETKEQRAALGRELAELKSTAEREAAEIRATAKKDAEAIRVEADRLRTQVREQANDADVEIATKREASEAELKEAHEAAVQETRALVADAQQRAAAANQQAQEASARAEATRNEAVQKADAIIEDGRKRAQQLIAEARSSAEASIEEANTQAKRDVAAAQAQVNLLTTQRKTITAQLDQLRGMFAAPTQLLDALAGKDAPAQPADAPAQPRSAPDSRSSDEAESELVSDDSTVIVDAEGTATVDDDVADEGADGAASKNGDDVYDFESDDEELDDELDDEERDEELDDTDEPATAKARR, via the coding sequence GTGCCAGCGCAAGAAGAATTCCGCACAGCCATGCGAGGCTACGAGAAGACCGAAGTCGACCACAAACTGCAACAACTCAGTGCCGAACTGGCCAACACGCAGAAGGCACTTCAGGACGCGCGCAAGCTGGTTGAGTCGGCCGACCGTGGCAAAATGCAGCTTTCCGGTGAGCTCTCCGAGTCGAAGCGACGACTTAAGGAACTGACCTCGGGCAGCGAGGAAGACAAGGCCGCGCCCGGCTCGCGAATCGACCACCTGCTGAAGATTGCAGAAGCACAGGCCCGGGAGACACTGACCCAGGCGACATCGGATGCCGAGACCATCCGGAACAACGCCCGGGCAGAGGTCGCCTCCCAGCGCTCGAAGAGCCAGGGCGCCGCCAACGAGTTGCTGAACTCGGCACGCTCGGAGGCCGACAGCATTCGGTCTTCGGCCGAGTTGCGTGCCAATGAGGCGATCAAGGGTGCGGAGCAGCGGGCACACGAACTGACCGCGACCGCCGAGCGCGAGGCAGCCGAACTTCGCTCAACCGTTGCTGGAGAGACCAAGGAACAACGCGCGGCACTCGGCCGCGAATTGGCCGAACTGAAGTCGACCGCCGAACGTGAAGCTGCCGAGATCCGGGCGACGGCCAAAAAGGATGCCGAGGCGATCCGGGTCGAGGCCGACCGGCTGCGGACTCAGGTGCGCGAGCAGGCCAACGATGCCGATGTCGAGATCGCTACCAAGCGTGAGGCATCCGAGGCAGAGCTCAAGGAAGCTCACGAGGCAGCCGTGCAGGAGACCCGCGCATTGGTTGCGGATGCGCAGCAGCGCGCCGCGGCAGCCAACCAGCAAGCGCAGGAAGCATCGGCCCGTGCCGAGGCAACCCGGAACGAGGCAGTGCAGAAGGCCGACGCCATTATCGAAGACGGACGCAAGCGTGCTCAGCAGTTGATTGCCGAGGCGCGCTCTTCGGCCGAAGCTTCAATCGAAGAGGCCAACACCCAGGCGAAGCGCGATGTCGCGGCGGCACAGGCCCAGGTGAACCTGCTGACCACCCAGCGCAAGACGATCACCGCCCAGCTCGACCAGTTGCGCGGAATGTTCGCCGCTCCGACCCAGCTGCTCGACGCGCTCGCCGGCAAGGACGCACCCGCGCAGCCCGCGGACGCACCGGCGCAGCCACGCTCGGCGCCTGACAGCCGATCGTCCGACGAGGCTGAATCTGAACTGGTCTCGGATGACTCGACGGTCATTGTCGACGCCGAAGGCACTGCAACGGTGGATGACGACGTGGCAGACGAGGGCGCCGACGGCGCGGCGAGTAAGAACGGCGACGACGTTTACGACTTCGAGTCGGACGACGAAGAGCTCGACGACGAGCTCGACGACGAGGAACGCGACGAAGAGCTCGACGACACGGACGAACCTGCGACGGCAAAAGCCCGCAGGTGA
- a CDS encoding acetyl-CoA C-acetyltransferase, whose amino-acid sequence MVQPVIVAGARTPFGRLQGGLKSKAASDLGGAAIKGALEKAGLAPEAVDYVIMGQVLTAGTGQGPARQAAAAAGLPMSVPAISINKLCLSGINAIALAATLVRAGEYEVVVAGGQESMTQAPHLLEKSRDGFKYGDVTMRDHMAYDGLWDAFTDQAMGALTEDANKGDQEFSREEQDEFAARSHQRAAEAWKNGVFDDEVVAVTIPQRRGDDIEVTADEGVRSDTTVETLSKLRPAFRKDGAITPGNASQISDGAAAVIVTSREKAEELGLPILAEIGAHGSVAGPDSSLQHQPADAISRAAEREGISVADLDVVEINEAFASVGLSSTKKLGVDPEKVNVNGGAIAIGHPIGASGARVALHLALELARRGGGVGAAALCGGGGQGDALILRVPKG is encoded by the coding sequence ATGGTCCAGCCAGTTATTGTGGCGGGCGCTCGGACGCCGTTCGGACGACTGCAGGGCGGATTGAAGAGTAAGGCTGCCAGCGATTTGGGTGGCGCGGCGATCAAGGGCGCGCTCGAGAAGGCAGGACTGGCTCCGGAAGCAGTCGATTACGTCATCATGGGGCAGGTGCTGACGGCGGGAACCGGGCAGGGCCCGGCTCGCCAGGCCGCTGCAGCCGCCGGCTTGCCGATGTCCGTCCCGGCGATCTCGATCAACAAGTTATGCCTGTCGGGCATCAATGCCATCGCACTGGCCGCGACGCTGGTGCGCGCGGGAGAGTACGAGGTCGTGGTGGCTGGCGGCCAGGAGTCGATGACTCAGGCACCGCACCTGCTGGAAAAGTCCCGGGACGGCTTCAAGTACGGCGACGTGACGATGCGGGACCACATGGCCTACGACGGCCTGTGGGATGCCTTCACGGATCAGGCCATGGGCGCTCTCACCGAAGACGCCAACAAGGGAGACCAGGAGTTCAGCAGGGAAGAGCAGGACGAGTTCGCGGCCCGTTCGCATCAACGGGCTGCCGAAGCGTGGAAGAACGGGGTGTTCGACGACGAAGTGGTTGCGGTGACGATTCCACAGCGTCGTGGCGACGATATCGAGGTCACCGCCGACGAGGGAGTGCGTTCCGACACGACGGTCGAGACCTTGAGCAAATTGCGTCCCGCGTTCCGCAAGGACGGCGCCATCACGCCCGGCAATGCCTCGCAGATCTCGGATGGCGCGGCGGCTGTCATCGTCACCTCCCGGGAAAAAGCCGAGGAGCTAGGCTTGCCGATCCTTGCCGAGATCGGGGCGCATGGTTCGGTCGCTGGCCCGGATTCTTCGCTGCAGCATCAGCCGGCTGATGCGATCTCTCGCGCGGCGGAGCGGGAAGGGATCAGCGTTGCGGATCTGGATGTCGTGGAGATCAACGAGGCGTTCGCGTCGGTTGGGCTGTCCAGCACGAAGAAGCTGGGCGTGGATCCCGAGAAGGTCAACGTCAACGGCGGCGCGATCGCCATTGGGCATCCCATCGGGGCGTCCGGAGCACGCGTTGCGCTTCACCTGGCGCTTGAGCTGGCCCGTCGTGGCGGCGGTGTGGGTGCCGCGGCGCTGTGCGGCGGCGGTGGACAGGGTGACGCATTGATCCTGCGGGTACCGAAGGGCTAA
- a CDS encoding thiamine-binding protein: protein MLVAFSVAPSGTGDASGSVHDAVAEAVAIVRASGLPHRTDSMFTTIEGEWDEVFAVIKAATDAVGHYGSRVSLVVKADIRPGHTGELTGKLERLEDAIGRQQG from the coding sequence ATGCTAGTTGCGTTTTCCGTTGCCCCCAGCGGAACAGGGGATGCCTCCGGTTCGGTGCATGACGCCGTGGCCGAAGCAGTGGCGATTGTGCGAGCCTCCGGGTTGCCGCACCGCACGGACTCGATGTTCACCACCATCGAAGGTGAATGGGATGAGGTGTTCGCCGTGATCAAGGCAGCGACCGATGCGGTCGGCCATTACGGTAGCCGGGTCTCGCTTGTTGTGAAGGCCGATATCAGACCGGGCCACACCGGCGAACTGACCGGAAAGCTGGAACGGTTGGAAGACGCGATAGGACGTCAGCAGGGCTGA
- a CDS encoding CDP-alcohol phosphatidyltransferase family protein gives MKLINAGAREGQKEVVHDTALTWPNVITLLRFLGLPLFIWLIFGASDYIAAFIVIGVVAATDWIDGYIARRFDQVSRLGKMIDPIADRLLLVVVIVSLVAAGIAPWWILAAILVPDLVLTVCSAVFFRGSPELSVTVIGKIRTALLLVGTPLLLAGSAREFVNSPVFAIGMAITVLGCVGHLIACFQYLRAMVRVFQARPGAGVRRPEIPCRPENSRRPENP, from the coding sequence ATGAAACTGATCAATGCCGGGGCCCGCGAGGGGCAGAAAGAGGTCGTGCACGATACGGCACTCACCTGGCCCAACGTGATCACGCTGCTCCGATTTTTGGGGTTGCCACTGTTCATTTGGCTGATCTTTGGTGCCAGCGATTACATTGCCGCGTTCATTGTGATCGGAGTCGTGGCGGCAACGGATTGGATCGACGGGTATATCGCCCGGCGGTTCGACCAGGTCTCCCGGCTCGGCAAGATGATCGATCCGATTGCCGACCGGCTGTTGCTCGTGGTTGTCATTGTCTCTCTGGTTGCCGCCGGTATCGCACCGTGGTGGATTCTGGCCGCGATCCTCGTTCCGGACCTGGTGCTGACCGTCTGCTCGGCCGTGTTCTTTCGCGGATCGCCGGAACTGTCGGTGACCGTAATCGGGAAGATTCGCACCGCATTGCTGCTGGTCGGCACGCCGCTATTGCTGGCGGGATCGGCACGCGAGTTTGTGAACAGTCCGGTGTTCGCCATCGGGATGGCGATCACAGTGCTTGGCTGCGTTGGTCACTTGATCGCCTGCTTCCAGTACCTGCGCGCCATGGTGCGAGTATTCCAGGCGAGGCCAGGCGCCGGGGTGCGCCGGCCAGAGATTCCCTGCCGGCCTGAGAATTCCCGCCGGCCCGAGAATCCCTAG